Below is a window of Haloterrigena alkaliphila DNA.
CGGGCCGTACAATCTGCTCCCGGCGAACCTGCCGAGTTTCTACGAGTGGTTCCACCGCTTCGTCGCCATGTTCGCCGGCTTCGCCATCGTCGGGACGGCCGTCGCGGCCGTCCGACTGCCGGACGTCGACCGTCGCGTCGCCGGACTCGTCGTCGCGGGCCTGATCCTGACGCCGATTCAGGTCGTCCTCGGCCGCGAGACCGTCACGACGTACACCATGGAGATCCTGGCGTTGCACTTCTGGACGGCGATTTCGATCTTCGTCGTGTTCACCGTCGCGACCGTCCTCGTCTGGTCGTCGCGGCTGACGCGGACCCACGTCACCGGCGCGCTCGCGCTGGGCGCCGCGGCGCTCCCGTTCCACGTCGCGCTCAGCCCGCTCGTTGGCGGCGGCATCTCGACGTACGGCCCGTCGATGCAGATGGCCCAGTACGCCGTCACGCTCGTCCTGCTGGCGGCCGTCATCGTCGCCGCCGTGATCGGCCGTCGACGGTTCGACTCCGCCCGCCTGACCACCCTGTTGAGCGCGACGACGGTGCTCGCGTTCGTCGTCGCGTACCTCGGTCGCGAGGCGGTCGATCCCGCCTTCGACGCGCTCTACGTCGTCTTCACCGGGCTTCTCCTCGTCGCGTTCCTCGCGGGCATCGGCCTGACTCGCCGCGCCTCGAGGGGACCGCGAGACGCGCTCACGTCGTAACCGCACAATTTTCTCGCGGAAGTCGCATTCTCCCGAGCGTGCGCTCCGATCAGCCGAGCGCGACGATTGCTCCGGTGCCCGCGACGGTCAC
It encodes the following:
- a CDS encoding cytochrome oxidase assembly protein, which produces MSTDSQTSRPVVRPLVERFGFPHLLAATLVLVAATILLGIAAKATGSGLACQQNWPQCDAGPYNLLPANLPSFYEWFHRFVAMFAGFAIVGTAVAAVRLPDVDRRVAGLVVAGLILTPIQVVLGRETVTTYTMEILALHFWTAISIFVVFTVATVLVWSSRLTRTHVTGALALGAAALPFHVALSPLVGGGISTYGPSMQMAQYAVTLVLLAAVIVAAVIGRRRFDSARLTTLLSATTVLAFVVAYLGREAVDPAFDALYVVFTGLLLVAFLAGIGLTRRASRGPRDALTS